A stretch of the Campylobacter sp. 19-13652 genome encodes the following:
- a CDS encoding hydrogenase 4 subunit F, giving the protein MSILVIILALPLLSAALLAAMPKKPCLLKKAHIILSAISSIFMLYAVLKVIFRGEFFAYDKFFFLDPLGAVFLLLIAVTGFLVNAYSPTYMGWELESGHVNETELKRYYVLSHIFIFTMILSVICNNIAFMWAAIEATTLASVFLVAITRDKKSTESGYKYIVLCSIGLAFALYATILLYSATYAHIKSGDEAMLFTNILAHANLLNPDAAKLIFIFALIGFGTKAGLAPTHTWLPDVHAQGPAPISALLSGVLLKCAMLALFRYYAVAAGAVGASFTQGVMIVSGTLTLFISAYFLMRQHDVKRMFAYHSIAHMGVIAFALGVGGKWGLMAAIFHCLAHSFTKALAFLTTGNIARIYGHRDMSKMGGMIKIAPVTTVLFGAAVCSLVGVPAFAIFVSEFMVFKQAILSGQWVAVVLFAISLTIIFIADFSHFFMASFGAPKGEIVYNGEMSLRQNAPLIALCVLLLVFGLWHVDSFWTLVENGAKILLKG; this is encoded by the coding sequence ATGAGTATTTTAGTGATAATCCTAGCGCTTCCTTTGCTAAGCGCTGCTTTGCTAGCCGCGATGCCTAAAAAGCCCTGTTTACTCAAAAAAGCACATATCATACTAAGCGCTATAAGCTCTATTTTTATGCTCTATGCTGTTTTAAAAGTAATCTTTCGTGGCGAGTTTTTTGCTTATGATAAATTCTTTTTCCTAGATCCGCTTGGAGCTGTGTTTTTGCTATTAATCGCAGTAACTGGCTTTTTGGTCAATGCCTACTCACCCACTTATATGGGCTGGGAGCTTGAGAGTGGACATGTAAATGAGACTGAGCTAAAGCGCTATTACGTGCTTAGCCATATTTTTATATTTACGATGATTTTAAGCGTCATTTGTAACAACATCGCCTTTATGTGGGCAGCTATTGAAGCCACTACGCTTGCGTCTGTGTTTTTAGTCGCCATTACAAGGGATAAAAAATCAACCGAAAGCGGCTATAAATACATCGTACTTTGCTCAATCGGACTAGCATTTGCGCTTTATGCGACGATACTGCTTTATTCAGCCACTTATGCACATATAAAAAGCGGAGATGAGGCTATGCTATTTACAAATATCCTAGCCCACGCAAATTTACTAAACCCAGACGCCGCAAAGCTTATTTTTATCTTTGCGCTCATTGGCTTTGGCACAAAAGCGGGTCTTGCGCCTACTCACACCTGGCTGCCTGACGTGCATGCGCAAGGCCCAGCGCCTATTTCGGCTCTACTTTCAGGCGTACTGCTAAAGTGCGCTATGCTAGCTCTTTTTCGCTACTACGCTGTTGCAGCTGGTGCTGTGGGGGCTAGCTTTACTCAAGGCGTGATGATAGTCTCTGGTACGCTTACGCTTTTTATCTCGGCATATTTTCTTATGCGTCAGCACGATGTCAAGCGTATGTTTGCCTACCACTCCATAGCCCACATGGGCGTTATCGCTTTTGCACTTGGCGTAGGGGGCAAATGGGGGCTAATGGCAGCTATTTTTCACTGCCTAGCGCATAGCTTTACAAAAGCTCTTGCCTTTTTAACCACAGGCAACATAGCTAGAATTTACGGCCACAGGGATATGAGTAAAATGGGCGGCATGATAAAAATAGCCCCTGTTACAACTGTGCTTTTTGGTGCAGCCGTATGTTCGCTTGTAGGTGTACCTGCATTTGCTATTTTTGTGAGTGAGTTTATGGTGTTTAAACAAGCTATTTTAAGCGGACAGTGGGTAGCTGTGGTGCTTTTTGCCATTTCGCTTACTATTATTTTTATAGCCGATTTTAGCCACTTTTTTATGGCTAGCTTTGGCGCACCAAAAGGCGAGATAGTATATAATGGCGAAATGAGCCTGCGCCAAAATGCTCCACTTATCGCACTTTGTGTGCTGCTGCTTGTTTTTGGATTATGGCACGTGGATAGCTTTTGGACGCTTGTCGAAAATGGCGCAAAAATATTACTTAAAGGTTAA
- the hyfE gene encoding hydrogenase 4 membrane subunit yields the protein MNTIDTYAVAMIVTSLAVFGLRSLRLSVLAYAIQTILLVLIFFNLANEFSAPTLYSWGVIAIFTKVIFVPCVMLYLILKLKVRYEDEPVGGFFVSPVIAMGFSLAIASSIAPIFLEFSLIPAKIPLLSAVCVFMMGIFGFMLRNSFLKQILSYCLFENGIHLSLALMAYNSHELVEVGILTDAIFAVIIMAVLAMRFYKAFDSLDTSKATNLRG from the coding sequence ATGAATACGATTGATACTTACGCAGTAGCGATGATAGTTACTTCTCTTGCAGTTTTTGGACTCAGGAGTCTGCGCCTTAGCGTGCTAGCTTATGCCATACAGACTATACTTTTGGTACTTATATTTTTCAATCTCGCAAATGAATTTAGCGCACCCACACTTTATAGCTGGGGTGTTATAGCGATTTTTACCAAAGTAATCTTTGTACCGTGCGTTATGCTTTATCTTATATTAAAACTTAAAGTACGCTATGAGGACGAGCCTGTGGGAGGCTTTTTTGTAAGCCCAGTAATCGCCATGGGCTTTAGCCTAGCTATTGCTTCAAGCATAGCGCCTATTTTCCTTGAGTTTTCACTAATTCCAGCTAAAATTCCACTCCTTAGCGCGGTTTGCGTTTTTATGATGGGGATATTTGGCTTTATGCTTAGAAACTCCTTTTTAAAACAAATTCTATCTTACTGCTTGTTTGAAAATGGCATACACCTAAGCCTTGCGCTTATGGCGTATAATTCTCACGAGCTAGTCGAGGTCGGAATTTTAACAGATGCGATATTTGCGGTGATTATTATGGCAGTGCTTGCTATGAGATTTTATAAAGCTTTTGATAGCCTTGACACCTCAAAAGCTACAAATTTAAGGGGTTAA